Proteins encoded in a region of the Planococcus shixiaomingii genome:
- the def gene encoding peptide deformylase: MAILEIVNHPNAVLEQKCEPVTKFDKKLGTLLDDMHETMLANDGVGIAAPQVGKAIRVAIVDFGEGQEPIEMINPELVLYEGADTDVEGCLSFPGIFGEVERYDHVKIKAQERDGSWYELEAEGYEARAILHEMDHLDGILFTSKITKYVTQEELDAMIAEADAHARAEEEEQV, translated from the coding sequence ATGGCAATTTTAGAAATCGTGAACCACCCAAACGCAGTACTTGAACAAAAATGCGAGCCCGTCACTAAGTTCGATAAAAAATTAGGGACGTTATTAGACGACATGCACGAAACGATGCTGGCAAATGACGGCGTTGGCATCGCGGCTCCTCAAGTTGGAAAAGCGATCCGCGTCGCCATTGTCGATTTTGGCGAAGGGCAAGAACCGATTGAAATGATCAATCCTGAACTCGTTTTGTATGAAGGCGCAGATACAGATGTAGAAGGCTGTTTGAGCTTCCCGGGAATTTTCGGGGAAGTCGAACGCTACGACCATGTCAAGATCAAAGCGCAAGAACGCGACGGTTCTTGGTACGAGTTAGAGGCGGAAGGCTATGAAGCCCGTGCCATTTTACATGAGATGGACCATTTGGATGGCATCTTGTTCACCAGCAAAATCACGAAATACGTAACGCAAGAAGAATTGGACGCCATGATTGCGGAAGCTGATGCGCACGCAAGAGCCGAAGAGGAGGAACAAGTTTGA